ctagctagactatctgtccaatctgagttctctTTTGCACaagtaaaactttttttttgacatatttttttaggcctttattcgataggacagcttaaacatgaaaagggagagagagaacggcatgcagcaaagggctttCTGTATAAAGTCATTACACCTCCCATCTTAACTTGTAGAAAAAACCACCAATCTCACCACGATGTCCATTTAGTACCAGTTACCCAGTTGTCTTTGAATTGTGAATAAGATCATGGGATAAAGATCATGCGATGTGATCGAAAGCTCAAGCAAGGCAACTAAATGATCCTTGAGGTGAGCTGGTTTCCAAGACCAAGAATGAACTTTAAATCTCATAAGTTTTCATCATAttgttttacaatgtttttcaaATAAAGTTGACAGTTGGTTTAGGACAGTGACTAAGAAACAGACTGTCATGTGGAGCGGTAACATCAAGCTTATCAAATCAGGGCATCACTAACTCTGACACTACAGCAGGTATAGAGGTTATCAGGCATTAATGGAATGCCATAACGTGTTTACACTAACATGGGTACAGAAACCGAGCAGTTTTAAGTGGTAAACATTTTTACCATCGATCTCCGCTCTCCACAGGGATGCTGGTTCTCTACTGGTTGTCCAGGGGCCCGTCTTTGAAGCAACAGTGGGAGCCGGAACCTTTACAGCCATGTCAATCACACCAGCCGCCACCGCTACCACCTCACTGCTGTTAACTAATACCAGGGGAGACACTTGATACTCAGCCAGAATAAACACAGATCAGGTTGGCAAGACATCTAATATGAGAGTTCCCAGTAAAGCATGTGAACTTTTGATTGATTAAACTATTTTGCATAAATGAGATATCAATGCCTGGGGTGTCTGAATTGTTAACCAGTCAACAGGTGAAGCATTTCCTGCTGATAATTACCTAGAGATACAACAGCTTCAACCTTGTCTGGCTTCACTTTTGCAGATTCTCCTGAAAAgagaattacaaaaaaaaacaaagcatcaATATATGCCAAGTACACCTCTAACGACAGCCTATTAATGAAggaagcacacacaaacacctagctaaaactCATTCTGGGAGACAATTAGATCCCCCTAAAGCCTGTATTTATAGCCCATTCTGTCAACAAgagtctctctcactctctctcaaagAAGAATATCACAGCCTTAATAAAAATATACAGGGTTTTAAGAGGTCTTTTAAAAGtcaccttttttcttcttttggctGGCAGATGCGGGGGCTGCAGAGGCCTTGGGCTGCTCTGGGGGAGCGCTCACAGGTGTGTTCCCCCCTCCAGGACTAGCTGAGCCATCACTGGAACCCTTGTCCTTCTTGCGTTGCTCACGCTTCTCCTTGTTGCTGACCTTGGTCTCCCATGTGCCTGAAAAGAACCATTAAGTGGAATTAGTTGCAAAATACTGAAAGGGTTCATTATGGGATTAGTGAGGAAATATGGCACGGATTAGACAGAATAAAAGGAACGGATGCAAAGAATGTTCAAATACACACTAAATACATGTTGCTGAGAAAGAGCCAAAGGCAGGTCCCATTCTACCACAATATATCAAGTCTGGTTACTGAAAATGTTGgcttactacaaaataaaagttaacaggctatttttctctttttccatttctttttttaatatttcttttattatgctATGTAttccttttctgattttactgttgtTACTATaagtgaagcactttggatacctgctggttgctgtagagtgctttataaatgaatattgattgatttatttcacCTTCTTCTGGTTCTTTGCCATCTGCAGTCCCTGTCTTGGTCTCCTTTACAGcctgcttctgcttcttctttgaCTTCTTTAACTAGAAGAGAAATAGCGGGTATAAAGtacaaaagaaaagataaactTGTGAGACTGGGTTTAAAGAAGCAGGGGAAGGGCTACAGTGGAGATACTAGGGGTGCACAATTCAGAAAAGAATTTTAAATCGATTTGATTCAAAAACGAATCtcgattaaaaacaaaaatgattcacgtgcgcccggatagctcagttggtgtaGCGGGCGACCATATAAAGGTTTACTCCTCGGCACAGCAGGCcacaggtttgactccgacccctctctcccctttcatgtcttctgctgtcctatcaaaataaaggctgaaaatgcccaaaaatataatcttaaaaaataaacaaaaaacaagttacagtatgtaaatgtagttttcccatgtgattgcagtagacattaataaaataaaaacatttaaaatttgaatttggaattctatgaatcaatAAAGCTTGAATCGCGATATGAATGTGAATCAATTTTGTTGCAGACCCCTAGGAGACACTATAAAGCACATTATATTTCAACTCCAAGAACAGCAACTGAGCAAGCTGCCCCATGCTGACTGAACCATAGTCAAATCAGCAAGCCACGTCTATTTATAAGTGAAATTACATCCACTTTCTAAGACTCCCTAAACGTCCTTTTGTAAACACTATTTCCATCGCTTAGTGTATGCATAATTACATCTTCCGACTCCAGCACTTTCAGGATCACAGGTCGGTGTTACTTTGTGGTATCCAGAGGGTGGCATTCAATGAAAGGTTGCACCTTGTGCTGTTCTAAGCCAGGAGCCCTCCACCAGGATTTTGCTGCATCTGCAAGTTAAAAACTGTAACCCAACACTGGTAGCTAGCTGGTCTGGTTACATCATTTTAGGGTGACAGTGAGAAAAGGTTGAGTTTTCTGGACTGCTTAACATAGAATAGTAGCCGAGAAATAATGATGCGACTTACAAGCAATGGTAGCGAACTGCAAACATTTGTACAACATAACCTGGGCTGGTGTacgcgtgtttgtgtgttgccaTAAGTCTTTGGTACAACAAATTACCTCTGCAACCTTTTCAGCCTTGACTTCAGCTGGGGGCGGCTGGTGATGTGGCACTATCTCTTCGGACACTACGGCTTCTTCCTGTGATTCAGCAGCAGCTCTTCCATTTGGCTGGGCTTTCTGCAAAGCACATATAAAGACAAAATGTAGAAAGCCATGACAAATTTCTAATATATTCCTTTCAAGCTATCAAAGTGTAACACCTTCCGAGGCTAGCATAGTCGGGTCGGACACTAGCGTGAAGCTAGCTAGGGGTTTCGCCATGACATGAGATTTAACTGTCACTGTGGGGTTAGCTTGACAGCTAGCCTTGCTAACGAATAAGCTAGGAAAGGCTGTAGACTGGTTTAATGTATGCTACGTGCCTTTTctgccttcttcttcttcttcttcggttCCTCGGATTTGCCCGGTTTAACGAGACCCCGTTTTACTTCAATGCCGTCATCTACGGGGCATACAGCGGGTCGTTTCTTGAAGAGAGACCGGCAGGCTGAGGCCCACAGAGCGACCATCAGCAACAGCCCGCTACATGCCGCTAAGAGGATCACCCATGGCGGAATAAGCTCAGGCTTCAGTCCCAAATCCACACCGAGTTCGGAGCGCAGCAGCCCCAGACCTCTGGACAACAGTTCATTCAGACGATTTGTAAGCAGCTTGACCTGCTGAGAGGCCGCGTCCTGCCACTGCtccatttgtattgt
This window of the Perca flavescens isolate YP-PL-M2 chromosome 6, PFLA_1.0, whole genome shotgun sequence genome carries:
- the mtdhb gene encoding protein LYRIC, with the translated sequence MEQWQDAASQQVKLLTNRLNELLSRGLGLLRSELGVDLGLKPELIPPWVILLAACSGLLLMVALWASACRSLFKKRPAVCPVDDGIEVKRGLVKPGKSEEPKKKKKKAEKKAQPNGRAAAESQEEAVVSEEIVPHHQPPPAEVKAEKVAELKKSKKKQKQAVKETKTGTADGKEPEEGTWETKVSNKEKREQRKKDKGSSDGSASPGGGNTPVSAPPEQPKASAAPASASQKKKKGESAKVKPDKVEAVVSLVNSSEVVAVAAGVIDMAVKVPAPTVASKTGPWTTSREPASLWRAEIDESWTVIDRGMPTTELNLVSLTGLGVGTAAEPPPVSELPWLSQPRGDDEWSGLNGGSVDPSSDWNAPSEAWGNYEEPTPEPPPTSEQPLPEPAKVNLLIGAADDDDDEKDKGETAADGAAKTKKKKKKKKKAAEEGGISGQGDEPEKEAPPAASLKKQESAAAAAVQPVRAAAVQARVEQPVKDNISQKPPVTQVPQKPTDGEPTAKQNNLSAPTQQKKPEESQAPKPAKKKKARRET